The Burkholderia pyrrocinia genome includes a region encoding these proteins:
- a CDS encoding PIN domain-containing protein, with translation MIGLDTNVLVRYFAQDDAGQSTKATALMDSLSAERPGYVSQVALVEVVWVLGRCYGVEREQMKDIIDSMIGTKELVVEGADTVRKALRVYAASSKADFSDCLIERSGHVAECEYTATFDVAAAKVAGMQLIK, from the coding sequence ATGATCGGACTGGATACGAACGTGCTGGTCCGTTATTTCGCGCAGGACGACGCCGGGCAGTCGACGAAGGCGACGGCGCTGATGGATTCCCTGTCGGCCGAACGACCGGGGTACGTTTCGCAGGTCGCGCTGGTCGAAGTTGTGTGGGTACTCGGGCGATGCTATGGCGTCGAGCGCGAGCAGATGAAGGACATCATCGACTCGATGATCGGCACCAAGGAACTGGTCGTTGAAGGTGCTGACACGGTGCGAAAGGCGCTTCGCGTGTACGCGGCATCTTCAAAGGCGGATTTTTCAGACTGCCTGATCGAGCGTTCCGGCCATGTAGCCGAGTGCGAGTACACAGCTACTTTCGACGTCGCGGCCGCCAAGGTCGCAGGGATGCAGTTGATCAAGTAA
- a CDS encoding serine aminopeptidase domain-containing protein, producing the protein MTAQPIEFSAIDGYPLRGTLWSPDAAPRALVLIHPATAVPERLYAGFARFLTERGFAALTYNYRGIGASRPPRLGTLQARMRDWIELDVGAATTWARQAYDGLPLLAVGHSVGGHAIGLSAGTTHLRAAVLVAAHAGSTRLIAQPAERLKVRLILRVLGPLMSALLGYVPGKRLGLGEDLPAGVFREWSRWTTLPRYFFDDPTLGAAERFSKQQLPILALGFDDDPWANPAAIDLLVSYLTRAAVERRQIDPHAAGSGPVGHMGFFRGRAGTVLWPDVANWLAQALDTPRGASRPSLSIAAGNPA; encoded by the coding sequence ATGACTGCCCAACCCATCGAGTTCTCCGCCATCGACGGCTATCCGCTGCGCGGCACGCTGTGGTCGCCGGATGCGGCGCCGCGCGCACTGGTGCTGATCCATCCGGCGACGGCCGTGCCTGAGCGGCTATATGCGGGCTTCGCGCGCTTCCTGACCGAACGCGGCTTCGCGGCGCTGACCTACAACTATCGCGGCATCGGCGCATCGCGGCCTCCGCGCCTGGGCACGCTGCAGGCTCGCATGCGCGACTGGATCGAGCTCGACGTGGGCGCCGCGACCACGTGGGCACGGCAGGCGTACGACGGGCTGCCGCTGCTGGCGGTCGGCCATAGCGTCGGCGGGCACGCGATCGGGCTGTCCGCCGGCACGACGCATCTGCGCGCGGCCGTGCTCGTCGCCGCGCACGCGGGCAGCACACGGCTGATCGCGCAGCCGGCCGAGCGCCTGAAGGTGCGGCTGATCCTGCGCGTGCTGGGCCCGCTGATGTCCGCGCTGCTCGGCTACGTGCCCGGCAAGCGGCTCGGGCTCGGCGAGGATTTGCCGGCCGGCGTGTTCCGCGAATGGAGCCGCTGGACGACGCTGCCGCGCTATTTCTTCGACGATCCAACGCTCGGTGCGGCCGAGCGCTTCTCGAAACAGCAACTGCCGATCCTCGCACTCGGCTTCGACGACGATCCGTGGGCGAACCCGGCCGCGATCGACCTGCTGGTAAGCTACCTGACCCGCGCGGCGGTAGAACGCCGCCAGATCGATCCGCATGCGGCGGGCAGCGGCCCGGTCGGGCACATGGGCTTCTTCCGTGGCCGGGCCGGCACCGTGCTGTGGCCCGATGTAGCCAACTGGCTCGCGCAGGCGCTCGACACGCCACGCGGCGCGAGCCGTCCCTCCCTTTCCATTGCAGCCGGGAACCCAGCTTGA
- a CDS encoding MarR family winged helix-turn-helix transcriptional regulator, which translates to MSEDRRLFFMLNIGQRRVQRWIDRKAETETRASAAQAGALFCLAKQDGALIGEVGAALQLAPSAMTGLADRMAKAGLVTRHADSDDGRATRLYLTDEGHAALKCARVLLRELNGKLCDGFSDEELDVVARWLHALQERFPSER; encoded by the coding sequence TTGAGCGAAGACCGACGACTGTTTTTCATGTTGAACATCGGCCAGCGGCGCGTGCAGCGCTGGATCGACCGCAAGGCAGAGACCGAGACGCGCGCGAGCGCCGCGCAGGCCGGCGCGCTGTTCTGTCTCGCGAAGCAGGATGGCGCGCTGATCGGCGAGGTCGGCGCCGCGCTGCAGCTTGCGCCGTCCGCGATGACGGGGCTCGCCGACCGGATGGCGAAGGCGGGCCTGGTCACGCGTCACGCCGATTCGGACGACGGCCGCGCAACGCGCCTGTACCTGACCGATGAAGGGCACGCGGCGCTCAAGTGTGCACGCGTGCTGCTGCGCGAATTGAACGGCAAGCTGTGCGACGGATTTTCCGACGAAGAACTCGATGTCGTCGCACGCTGGCTGCACGCATTGCAGGAGCGGTTTCCGTCGGAACGCTGA
- a CDS encoding AbrB/MazE/SpoVT family DNA-binding domain-containing protein yields MTAATITSKGQVTIPVDVRNRLGLQSGDRIEFSFNEATGRYEVYPATRSLASLKGIVKKPAKPVSIEDMNRAIAEQGASAR; encoded by the coding sequence ATGACAGCAGCAACTATCACTTCAAAGGGCCAGGTCACGATCCCTGTGGACGTGCGCAATCGGCTTGGCTTGCAGTCCGGCGACCGGATCGAATTCAGCTTCAACGAGGCGACGGGCCGGTATGAGGTCTATCCGGCCACGCGGTCGCTTGCGTCCCTCAAGGGCATCGTCAAGAAGCCGGCGAAACCGGTGTCGATCGAGGACATGAACCGGGCGATCGCCGAGCAGGGGGCATCCGCGCGATGA